A part of Paroedura picta isolate Pp20150507F chromosome 7, Ppicta_v3.0, whole genome shotgun sequence genomic DNA contains:
- the LOC143841945 gene encoding taste receptor type 2 member 8-like: MAVSIFLISLVIEILAGMVANGFIVLMNYIDRFRSRKRSPSDQILTCLSLSRLAWLAIMILNKRTHLLHVGIHLCPYMNLAISVVWIFTQSTNVWFATWLSVFYLAKIATFSHPVFLQVKQRISRLVPWLLLGSVVYSAMVAIVIVTSVDDGFSFCDSNQPRPNITDSESKGPDMYMYIDILPIVPNLVPLMIFLSSSLLLMTSLWRHTRRMQRNGMGDKDLNTQVHLTAIKALASFAVLGLSSFIAITVQAILTRRGMDDTWQFMLFSNVTVAYPLGHSIILILVTPRLKQAWVRMLCHLKCCSSEVPS; this comes from the coding sequence ATGGCGGTTTCCATATTCCTGATTTCTCTGGTTATTGAAATCCTCGCTGGAATGGTAGCAAATGGATTTATTGTTCTCATGAATTACATTGACCGGTTCCGAAGCAGGAAACGATCCCCAAGCGACCAGATCTTGACCTGTCTTAGCTTGTCCAGACTTGCGTGGCTGGCAATCATGATTCTGAATAAAAGGACACACTTACTTCACGTGGGCATTCATCTCTGTCCTTATATGAATTTAGCAATTTCCGTCGTATGGATATTTACACAGTCCACTAACGTTTGGTTTGCCACATGGCTCAGTGTTTTCTACTTGGCAAAGATTGCCACCTTCTCCCACCCTGTTTTCCTCCAAGTGAAGCAAAGAATCTCACGGCTGGTGCCCTGGCTGCTTCTGGGCTCTGTTGTCTACTCTGCTATGGTGGCCATTGTTATAGTCACAAGTGTGGACGACGGCTTTTCTTTCTGTGATTCCAATCAACCTCGTCCAAACATCACCGATTCAGAAAGCAAGGGGCCTGACATGTATATGTACATAGATATCCTACCAATTGTCCCCAATCTCGTTCCTTTAATGATATTTTTGTCATCGTCCCTCTTGCTAATGACCTCGCTGTGGAGGCACACGAGACGCATGCAACGCAACGGAATGGGCGACAAGGATCTCAACACGCAGGTTCACTTGACCGCTATCAAAGCTCTGGCTTCCTTCGCTGTCCTGGGCCTGTCTAGTTTTATAGCCATCACTGTTCAGGCTATACTGACTCGGAGGGGCATGGATGACACTTGGCAGTTTATGCTGTTTAGTAATGTGACTGTCGCTTATCCTTTGGGGCATTCAATTATCCTGATACTTGTTACTCCCAGACTAAAACAGGCATGGGTCAGGATGCTGtgtcacttaaaatgctgctctagTGAAGTGCcttcttaa
- the LOC143841946 gene encoding taste receptor type 2 member 8-like — protein sequence MAYLLFMMNFTLLLMESLTGMIANGFIVLVICVDCFKGKKLSSADLILGCLGLSRLMWQAIVILKVTLTFFFKSIYTQDDVRLTLIILWLFTNTVNLWFATWLSVLYFVKIAIFSHPLFLRAKQSFSGLVRWLLLGSAVCSALLDVVIVVASDYSLSTCNPYKIDPSNGSDADTNIPHSCTYFIILTIAPYFLPMGIFLSSSVLLITSLWKHTRRLRCSSADPRDLSSQVHLAAIKALASFAVLFLASFVAVTSQYLLIWTQRERHWTSILFENVSAVYPAGHGVILIVINPKLKQAWVRMLRYLKCQSRAAPS from the coding sequence ATGGCTTACCTATTGTTTATGATGAACTTCACACTTCTCCTTATGGAAAGCCTCACCGGAATGATAGCCAATGGCTTTATTGTCCTCGTCATTTGCGTCGACTGCTTCAAAGGAAAGAAACTCTCCTCCGCCGACTTGATCCTGGGTTGTCTTGGACTATCCAGACTGATGTGGCAGGCCATTGTGATTCTGAAGGTGACCTTGACTTTCTTTTTTAAGAGCATCTATACCCAGGATGACGTACGGTTGACACTGATAATCCTGTGGCTCTTTACAAACACCGTGAACCTCTGGTTTGCCACCTGGCTCAGCGTCCTGTACTTTGTGAAGATCgccatcttctcccacccccttttcctCCGAGCGAAGCAAAGTTTCTCTGGGCTGGTTCGATGGCTGCTTCTGGGCTCAGCTGTCTGCTCTGCTCTCCTGGACGTGGTGATTGTCGTGGCATCGGACTACAGCTTGTCCACTTGCAATCCCTACAAAATAGACCCGAGCAACGGCAGCGATGCAGACACCAACATACCTCACTCGTGTACGTACTTCATCATTCTCACGATTGCCCCCTATTTCCTGCCGATGGGGATCTTTCTGTCCTCGTCCGTATTGCTGATAACCTCTCTGTGGAAGCACACAAGACGCCTGAGATGCAGCAGCGCTGACCCTAGGGATCTAAGCTCGCAAGTGCACCTGGCGGCCATCAAAGCCCTGGCTTCCTTCGCTGTTCTGTTCCTAGCCAGTTTCGTAGCGGTCACGTCGCAATACCTTCTCATCTGGACCCAGCGCGAGCGCCACTGGACATCCATTCTTTTTGAAAACGTGAGTGCTGTGTATCCCGCTGGACATGGTGTTATCCTGATAGTCATTAATCCCAAACTGAAACAGGCATGGGTCCGGATGCTGCGTTACCTAAAGTGCCAGTCGAGAGCAGCACcttcttaa
- the LOC143841947 gene encoding taste receptor type 2 member 2-like, with translation MILAMTLSAFIGTRQKSVLFTVQDIWNFIDSVNLWFAACLSVFYLAKIAIFSHPLFLRIKQRLPGLVPWLLLGSVISSAVKTITLTTVWGFGWLTCSLNNSLLSNRSHAEMNMSGHCLPFTILYIIFDTIPIMVFLSSTAFLISSLWKHMRGMQQNGTGTRDLNTQAHLTAIKALASFSVLYLIYFAVATSQYILAWKTHLTLTILQINVSALYPSGHAIILILINPKLKQAWVRMLHHFKCP, from the coding sequence ATGATTCTGGCCATGACTCTATCTGCTTTCATTGGCACGAGACAGAAGAGTGTACTGTTCACGGTGCAGGACATATGGAATTTTATAGACTCTGTGAACCTTTGGTTTGCTGCCTGCCTCAGTGTTTTCTACTTAGCAAAGATcgccatcttctcccaccctctTTTTCTCCGAATCAAGCAACGACTCCCTGGGCTGGTGCCCTGGCTGCTCCTGGGCTCTGTGATCTCGTCAGCTGTCAAGACTATTACTCTTACCACAGTCTGGGGCTTTGGCTGGCTTACCTGCAGTCTCAACAATTCACTTTTAAGCAACAGGAGCCATGCAGAAATGAACATGTCAGGCCATTGTCTGCCTTTCACTATTCTATATATCATCTTCGATACTATTCCCATTATGGTATTTCTGTCCTCGACTGCCTTCTTAATAAGTTCCCTGTGGAAGCACATGAGAGGTATGCAACAGAATGGAACTGGCACCAGGGATCTCAACACACAAGCGCACTTGACCGCCATCAAAGCTCTGGCTTCTTTTTCAGTTCTGTACCTGATCTATTTTGCCGTGGCTACTTCACAATACATCCTGGCCTGGAAGACTCACCTCACCTTGACAATCCTGCAGATTAATGTGAGTGCCCTGTATCCCTCTGGACATGCCATTATCCTGATACTAATTAAtcccaaattgaaacaggcaTGGGTGAGGATGCTCCATCACTTCAAATGCCCTTAG
- the LOC143841948 gene encoding taste receptor type 2 member 8-like produces MATSLIVSFVFLVVETLIGLVANGSIVLIHFIDWLRSRKLSQTDLILTCLGLARLLLHAIMILAISLSAFIGMAHNGIQFTVTGIWKFTNSLNLWFAACLSVFYLAKIAIFSHPLFLRIKQRLPGLVPWLLLGSVISSAVKTIIVNTVWGYGWLTCSPNIVSNRSHAEMNMSGECLPFTTLYTIFDIVPIMVFLSSTAFLISSLWKHMRGMQRNGSGTRDLNTQAHLTAIKALGSFAVLYLIYFAVTTLQSVLVSRTTFTWTVVLLNTLQP; encoded by the exons ATGGCTACCTCATTAATTGTCAGCTTTGTATTTCTGGTTGTGGAAACCCTCATTGGATTGGTGGCGAATGGATCGATTGTCCTCATTCATTTCATCGACTGGCTCAGAAGCAGGAAACTCTCCCAGACAGACCTGATCCTGACCTGTCTTGGCTTAGCCAGACTTTTGCTTCATGCCATAATGATTCTGGCCATAAGTCTATCTGCTTTCATTGGCATGGCACACAACGGTATACAGTTCACGGTTACAGGCATATGGAAATTTACAAACAGTCTGAACCTTTGGTTTGCTGCCTGCCTCAGTGTTTTCTACTTGGCAAAGattgccatcttctcccaccctctTTTTCTCCGAATCAAGCAACGACTCCCTGGACTGGTGCCCTGGCTGCTCCTGGGCTCCGTGATCTCATCAGCTGTCAAGACTATCATTGTTAATACAGTCTGGGGCTATGGCTGGCTTACCTGCAGTCCCAACATTGTGAGCAACAGGAGCCATGCAGAAATGAACATGTCAGGCGAGTGTCTGCCTTTCACTACTCTATATACCATCTTCGATATTGTTCCCATTATGGTATTTCTGTCCTCGACTGCCTTCTTAATAAGTTCCCTGTGGAAGCACATGAGAGGTATGCAACGCAATGGAAGTGGAACGAGGGATCTGAATACACAAGCGCACTTGACCGCCATCAAAGCTCTGGGTTCCTTTGCAGTTCTGTACCTGATCTATTTTGCCGTGACTACTTTACAATCAGTCCTGGTCTCGAGGACGACCTTCACCTGGACAGTGGTGCTGCTTAAT ACCCTTCAGCCATAA